A part of Scleropages formosus chromosome 3, fSclFor1.1, whole genome shotgun sequence genomic DNA contains:
- the LOC108940415 gene encoding kelch repeat and BTB domain-containing protein 13: protein MQAGEMRVWVGGSLFTVDSMLLVRSCDYFQALFRSGMRECCQGEVRLQGLPVRGFLTALAVSRGERPSLSVDEAVEATECAAFLQARPLAQHLSNLIDSSNCVQLCHAAATFGLWEVFHQAALFIRDMYGDLVEEVCFLPSELREYVESLAPSSFVAMGTHSPSMELLQDSFRNICYLDEDGGEWKHLTDLPIDASTSMAGVAVLDNRLYVVGGVRGVSKQVVNSCFCYDPLSDFWSTFGGPQQPRYNFTLVGHEGRLYAIGGEFQNVVMSSTEVCDLASHSWSSVSPSPWPVAGAACAKAMSRIFVCFWRPMETTDIYEYMPDWDEWRLLTTLIRPQSYGHCMVAHRDNLYVMRNGPSADFLRCLMDCYNLTTGQWSAVHSRYVNSRGALFTAVVRGDSAFTVNRSLTLEYTIGDDRWIPRREMNGFPRSGTVWTFLLRLPQTSRPGTIGTADGALLTRRPSYSRAARHSRHNGHSR, encoded by the coding sequence ATGCAAGCAGGGGAGATGCGAGTGTGGGTGGGAGGGAGCCTCTTCACCGTGGACTCGATGCTGCTGGTGCGCAGCTGCGACTATTTCCAGGCTCTCTTCCGCTCAGGGATGAGGGAGTGCTGCCAGGGGGAAGTGCGACTCCAAGGGCTGCCTGTACGTGGCTTCCTGACAGCTCTGGCAGTGTCCCGGGGTGAGCGGCCTTCCCTGAGCGTCGACGAGGCAGTGGAGGCCACCGAATGCGCTGCCTTCCTGCAGGCACGCCCTTTAGCGCAGCACCTGTCCAACCTCATTGATTCCAGCAACTGTGTGCAACTGTGCCATGCCGCGGCCacctttgggctgtgggaggtcTTCCACCAGGCAGCGCTATTTATTAGGGACATGTATGGTGATCTAGTGGAGGAGGTGTGCTTCCTGCCATCCGAATTGCGGGAGTATGTGGAATCGCTGGCTCCCAGCTCCTTTGTGGCCATGGGCACGCATTCCCCCTCCATGGAGTTGCTCCAGGATTCCTTCCGCAACATCTGCTACCTGGACGAAGACGGAGGAGAGTGGAAGCATCTGACAGACCTTCCCATCGATGCCAGCACCTCCATGGCAGGTGTGGCTGTTTTGGACAACCGATTGTATGTGGTAGGGGGTGTGCGAGGGGTCAGCAAGCAGGTGGTGAACTCCTGCTTCTGCTATGATCCTTTGAGTGACTTCTGGAGTACCTTTGGGGGCCCCCAGCAACCACGCTACAACTTCACACTTGTGGGCCACGAGGGACGGCTGTACGCTATTGGCGGAGAGTTCCAGAATGTAGTCATGTCCTCGACAGAGGTGTGCGACCTGGCCTCCCACTCGTGGTCCTCCGTGAGCCCCTCTCCATGGCCGGTGGCTGGTGCTGCATGTGCCAAGGCCATGAGCCGGATATTTGTCTGCTTCTGGAGACCCATGGAGACCACGGACATCTATGAGTACATGCCAGACTGGGATGAGTGGCGGCTCCTCACGACACTCATTCGGCCCCAAAGCTATGGGCACTGCATGGTGGCTCACCGTGACAACCTATATGTGATGCGGAACGGACCCTCAGCTGACTTCCTCCGCTGTCTGATGGACTGTTATAATCTCACCACTGGCCAATGGTCAGCCGTGCACAGCCGCTACGTCAACAGCCGGGGTGCCCTGTTCACGGCCGTGGTGCGTGGTGACTCTGCCTTCACTGTCAATCGCTCGCTCACACTGGAGTACACTATTGGCGACGACCGCTGGATACCGCGGCGAGAGATGAATGGCTTTCCAAGGAGTGGTACAGTGTGGACATTCTTACTGAGACTTCCCCAGACAAGTCGTCCAGGTACAATAGGTACAGCGGACGGAGCACTTTTGACACGTAGACCCAGTTATTCCAGGGCTGCCAGACACAGCAGACACAATGGACACAGCAGGTAG